The following are encoded together in the Edaphobacter lichenicola genome:
- a CDS encoding GTP-binding protein, whose amino-acid sequence MGKEKFDRSKPHVNIGTIGHIDHGKTTLTAAITKVLSKHNPNNKFRSFDTIDNAPEERERGITIATSHVEYETPNRHYAHVDCPGHADYIKNMITGAAQMDGAILVVAATDGPMPQTKEHVLLARQVGVPFIVVFLNKCDAVEDEELIELVEMEVRELLSKYDYPGDDTPIIRGSALGALNGEAQWEAKIDELMAAVDKYIPQPERAVDQPFLMP is encoded by the coding sequence ATGGGCAAGGAAAAGTTTGACCGGTCAAAGCCGCACGTAAACATCGGGACGATCGGGCACATCGATCATGGCAAGACGACGCTGACGGCGGCGATTACGAAGGTGTTGAGCAAGCACAACCCGAACAACAAGTTTCGTTCGTTCGACACGATTGACAACGCTCCTGAGGAGCGCGAGCGCGGTATTACGATTGCCACCTCGCACGTGGAGTACGAGACCCCGAACCGGCACTACGCGCACGTGGACTGCCCGGGTCACGCGGACTACATCAAGAACATGATCACGGGTGCGGCGCAGATGGACGGGGCTATTCTCGTCGTCGCGGCCACCGACGGCCCGATGCCCCAGACCAAGGAGCACGTTCTGCTGGCGCGTCAGGTTGGCGTTCCCTTCATCGTGGTGTTTTTGAACAAATGCGATGCGGTTGAGGACGAAGAGCTGATCGAGCTGGTGGAGATGGAGGTTCGCGAGCTGTTGTCGAAGTACGACTACCCTGGCGACGACACTCCGATCATCCGTGGCTCTGCGTTGGGCGCGCTGAACGGCGAAGCCCAGTGGGAGGCCAAGATCGACGAGCTGATGGCGGCGGTGGACAAGTACATTCCGCAGCCTGAGCGTGCGGTCGACCAGCCGTTCCTGATGCCGAT